A single genomic interval of Arthrobacter globiformis harbors:
- the typA gene encoding translational GTPase TypA, with protein sequence MSESTTNTAVATAVRSDLRNVAIVAHVDHGKTTLVDAMLKQTNSFAEHNHLEDRVMDSGDLEREKGITILAKNTTVAYNGPSSNGETITINVIDTPGHADFGGEVERGLSMVDGVVLLVDASEGPLPQTRFVLRKALAAHLPVILLVNKTDRPDARIEEVVHESMDLLLGLASDLADEVPDLDLDKILNVPVVYAAAKVGRASLEQPADGTAPENEDLEPLFSAIIEHIPAPTYNPEGVLQAHVTNLDASPFLGRLALLRIYNGTLRKGQQVAWARANGELKTVKITELLATKALERVPTESAGPGEIVAVAGIEEITIGETLTDVENPQPLPLITVDDPAISMTIGINTSPLAGKVKGAKVTARQVKDRLDKELIGNVSIKVLPTERPDAWEVQGRGELALAILVEQMRREGFELTVGKPQVVTRTVDGKIHEPMEHMTIDVPEEYLGAVTQLMAARKGRMTNMANHGTGWCRMEFIVPARGLIGFRTKFLTDTRGAGIAASISEGYEPWAGPIEYRTNGSMVADRAGVVTPFAMINLQERGSFFVKPTSEVYEGMIVGENSRADDMDVNITKEKKLTNMRAASSDTFENLTPPRDLTLEESLEFAREDECVEVTPDAIRIRKVILDTNERAKANRARAKA encoded by the coding sequence ATGTCTGAATCCACCACCAACACCGCGGTAGCAACTGCAGTTCGCAGTGACCTGCGCAACGTCGCGATTGTGGCCCACGTTGACCACGGCAAGACCACCCTTGTGGACGCCATGCTCAAGCAGACCAACTCCTTTGCCGAGCACAACCACCTCGAAGACCGTGTCATGGATTCCGGTGACCTGGAGCGCGAAAAGGGCATCACCATCCTGGCCAAGAACACCACGGTGGCCTACAACGGACCGTCCTCCAACGGCGAAACCATCACCATCAACGTCATCGACACCCCCGGCCACGCCGACTTCGGCGGCGAAGTGGAGCGCGGGCTGTCCATGGTGGACGGCGTCGTTCTCCTCGTGGATGCGTCCGAGGGCCCGCTGCCCCAGACCCGCTTCGTCCTCCGCAAGGCCCTCGCCGCGCACCTGCCGGTGATCCTCCTGGTCAACAAGACCGACCGCCCCGACGCCCGCATCGAAGAGGTCGTCCATGAGTCGATGGACCTGCTCCTGGGCCTGGCCTCCGACCTTGCCGATGAGGTTCCCGACCTTGACCTGGACAAGATCCTCAACGTCCCGGTGGTCTACGCCGCCGCCAAGGTTGGCCGCGCCTCCCTCGAACAGCCCGCTGATGGCACCGCCCCGGAGAACGAGGACCTCGAGCCGCTCTTCAGCGCGATCATCGAGCACATCCCCGCCCCGACCTACAACCCGGAAGGTGTCCTGCAGGCGCATGTCACCAACCTGGACGCCTCCCCGTTCCTGGGCCGTCTCGCCCTGCTGCGCATCTACAACGGCACCCTCCGCAAGGGCCAGCAGGTTGCCTGGGCCCGCGCCAACGGTGAGCTCAAGACCGTCAAGATCACTGAACTCCTCGCCACCAAGGCGCTCGAGCGCGTTCCGACCGAGTCCGCCGGTCCGGGCGAGATCGTCGCCGTCGCCGGCATCGAGGAGATCACCATCGGTGAGACCCTGACCGACGTCGAGAACCCGCAGCCGCTGCCCCTGATCACCGTTGACGATCCCGCTATCTCGATGACCATCGGTATCAACACCTCCCCGCTGGCCGGCAAGGTCAAGGGCGCCAAGGTCACGGCCCGCCAGGTGAAGGACCGCCTGGACAAGGAACTGATCGGTAACGTCTCCATCAAGGTTCTCCCCACCGAGCGCCCGGATGCCTGGGAAGTCCAGGGCCGCGGCGAGCTCGCGCTGGCCATCCTCGTGGAGCAGATGCGCCGCGAAGGCTTCGAGCTGACCGTGGGCAAGCCGCAGGTTGTCACCCGGACGGTCGACGGCAAGATCCACGAGCCGATGGAACACATGACCATCGACGTGCCGGAAGAGTACCTCGGCGCCGTCACGCAGTTGATGGCCGCCCGCAAGGGCCGCATGACCAATATGGCCAACCACGGCACCGGCTGGTGCCGCATGGAGTTCATCGTTCCCGCCCGTGGCCTGATCGGCTTCCGCACCAAGTTCCTCACGGACACCCGCGGCGCCGGCATCGCAGCCTCCATCTCCGAGGGCTACGAGCCCTGGGCCGGCCCGATTGAATACCGCACCAACGGTTCCATGGTGGCCGACCGCGCAGGCGTCGTGACCCCGTTCGCCATGATCAACCTGCAGGAACGCGGCTCCTTCTTCGTCAAGCCCACCTCCGAGGTGTACGAGGGCATGATCGTGGGCGAGAACTCCCGCGCCGACGACATGGACGTGAACATCACCAAGGAAAAGAAACTCACCAACATGCGTGCAGCTTCCTCGGACACCTTCGAGAACCTGACGCCGCCGCGTGACCTGACCCTCGAAGAGTCCCTCGAGTTCGCCCGCGAGGACGAGTGCGTTGAGGTTACCCCGGACGCCATCCGCATCCGCAAGGTCATCCTTGACACCAACGAGCGTGCCAAGGCCAACCGCGCCCGCGCGAAGGCATAA
- a CDS encoding SGNH/GDSL hydrolase family protein, which translates to MLQASTRALLIGPVIAASVFLAGCGAAMESPPSGAGSAAPAVPRAAAPVAAPGEAVAAGSAVVGELGAAVDPASLPAGALYRNPVNGRDEVIVGNIAHTALLIGDSQSEPQASWPRRALAGLGYDVFFCGKGGTGYVASNGATGNYVEALQRGDWHLPYGFPPLVVIEGGGNDAKQGASDEQISANADRLITTIKQRYPGAKLAMVGTLGKGSEHGGARRAEVDALLGTVAADHGIPFVSVGDWLTRYGLEAQLKDSVHMNGDGHRALGALLGERLAKLGLALS; encoded by the coding sequence ATGTTACAAGCCTCGACGCGGGCCCTCCTGATTGGTCCGGTCATCGCCGCCAGCGTGTTTTTGGCGGGCTGCGGCGCAGCAATGGAATCGCCGCCGTCCGGTGCCGGATCGGCGGCGCCGGCGGTGCCGCGTGCCGCCGCCCCGGTGGCCGCCCCCGGTGAGGCCGTGGCCGCCGGTTCTGCGGTCGTGGGCGAGCTGGGGGCCGCCGTCGACCCCGCCAGCCTTCCGGCCGGAGCGCTATACCGCAATCCGGTCAACGGGCGGGACGAGGTAATCGTGGGCAACATCGCCCACACCGCACTGCTGATTGGCGACTCGCAGTCCGAGCCGCAGGCCAGCTGGCCACGCCGGGCCTTGGCAGGCCTGGGCTATGACGTCTTCTTCTGCGGCAAGGGCGGCACCGGCTACGTCGCCTCCAACGGCGCCACCGGCAACTACGTCGAGGCCCTGCAGCGCGGCGACTGGCACCTCCCCTACGGTTTCCCCCCGCTGGTGGTCATCGAGGGCGGCGGAAACGACGCGAAGCAAGGGGCGAGCGACGAGCAGATCTCGGCCAACGCAGACCGGCTTATTACGACGATCAAGCAGCGCTACCCGGGCGCGAAGCTGGCCATGGTGGGAACCTTGGGTAAGGGATCGGAGCACGGCGGCGCCCGGCGCGCCGAGGTGGACGCGCTGCTGGGGACCGTCGCCGCGGACCACGGTATTCCGTTCGTCAGTGTCGGGGACTGGCTCACGCGTTACGGGCTGGAGGCGCAGCTCAAGGACAGCGTCCACATGAACGGCGACGGGCACCGCGCCCTGGGTGCGCTGCTGGGTGAGAGGCTCGCGAAGCTGGGGCTGGCCCTGTCCTAG
- a CDS encoding ABC transporter ATP-binding protein, which produces MSDYISPDRPSSEPDSIEPGAGRRRADGKGSIVLEVRDLSVDFGVEKKWVPAAIGLNYEVRAGEVLAIVGESGSGKSASSMALLGLLPSNSRVSGSVRLSGKELLGADAANIRSVRGKDVAVIFQEPMTALNPVYTVGAQIVETVRLHNEISPDQAKERALRMLELVELPDPVKAFKSYPHQLSGGQRQRAMIAQSLSCDPKLLIADEPTTALDVTVQAEILDLMRNLRNKLDSAIVLITHDMGVVADLADRIAVMRKGLIVETGTAEQIFHNPQHPYTQALLAAVPHLGQGGTDTAPEVDVTAALAAATHAELDSVDHDELVRRERENAAALAAAESRGPVGEPVLELTDVAIEYPKQGRVPAFRAVEGANLTIHPGQVVGLVGESGSGKTTIGRAAVGLLPVAAGTMRVVGEDISAAKKNGKQLHQVRRHIGMVFQDPSSSLNPRLPIGESIGEPMYLAGVAKGADLQKRIEALLDQVELPRNYRNRYPHELSGGQKQRVGIARALSLKPKLMVADEPTSALDVSVQAKVLELFQNLQRELGFACLFVTHDLAVVDVLADHICVMQRGRIVEQGSRDQILRNPQEAYTQRLLAAVPLPDPEKQRERRELRAQLLVTGTE; this is translated from the coding sequence ATGTCTGACTACATCAGCCCTGACCGCCCGTCGTCGGAGCCGGACTCCATTGAGCCCGGCGCCGGACGGCGGAGGGCCGACGGGAAGGGTTCCATCGTCCTTGAAGTGCGGGACCTCAGCGTCGACTTCGGCGTGGAAAAGAAGTGGGTGCCGGCCGCCATTGGCCTCAACTATGAGGTCCGCGCCGGCGAGGTCCTGGCCATCGTTGGCGAGTCCGGCTCGGGCAAGAGCGCCAGTTCCATGGCGCTGCTCGGCCTGCTGCCCAGCAACAGCAGGGTGTCCGGGAGCGTCAGGCTCTCCGGCAAGGAGCTGCTGGGCGCGGATGCGGCCAATATCCGCAGCGTCCGCGGCAAGGACGTGGCTGTCATCTTCCAGGAGCCCATGACGGCGCTGAACCCGGTCTACACGGTGGGCGCGCAGATCGTCGAGACGGTGCGGCTTCACAACGAAATCTCACCTGACCAAGCCAAGGAGCGCGCGCTGCGGATGCTGGAGCTGGTGGAGCTGCCGGACCCGGTAAAGGCGTTCAAGTCCTACCCGCACCAGCTCTCCGGCGGCCAGCGGCAGCGCGCCATGATCGCGCAGTCGCTCTCCTGCGATCCCAAACTGCTGATCGCTGACGAGCCCACCACGGCCCTGGACGTCACGGTGCAGGCGGAGATCCTGGACCTGATGCGGAACCTGCGCAACAAGCTGGACAGCGCCATCGTCCTAATCACCCACGACATGGGCGTCGTGGCGGACCTGGCGGACCGGATCGCCGTCATGCGCAAGGGCCTGATCGTGGAGACCGGCACCGCGGAGCAGATCTTCCACAACCCGCAGCATCCCTACACCCAAGCGCTGCTTGCGGCCGTGCCGCACCTCGGCCAGGGCGGAACGGACACTGCGCCGGAGGTCGATGTGACAGCAGCGCTGGCAGCGGCCACCCATGCCGAGCTTGACTCCGTAGACCACGACGAACTGGTCCGCCGCGAGCGGGAGAACGCGGCGGCCCTGGCAGCCGCCGAATCCAGGGGACCCGTGGGAGAACCGGTCCTGGAGCTGACCGACGTCGCCATCGAGTACCCGAAGCAGGGCCGCGTGCCGGCCTTCCGCGCCGTCGAGGGCGCCAACCTGACCATCCATCCCGGGCAGGTGGTGGGCCTCGTGGGGGAGTCGGGGTCGGGCAAGACCACCATCGGGCGTGCCGCCGTCGGACTGCTGCCGGTGGCTGCCGGAACGATGCGCGTTGTAGGGGAGGACATCTCCGCCGCGAAGAAGAACGGCAAGCAGCTGCACCAGGTGCGCCGCCACATCGGCATGGTGTTCCAGGACCCGTCCTCGTCCCTGAACCCGCGCCTGCCCATCGGCGAAAGCATCGGCGAGCCCATGTACCTTGCCGGCGTGGCGAAGGGCGCCGACCTGCAGAAGCGCATCGAGGCGCTGCTGGACCAGGTGGAGCTGCCGCGGAACTACCGGAACAGGTACCCGCACGAGCTGTCCGGCGGGCAGAAACAGCGCGTCGGCATTGCCCGGGCACTCTCGCTCAAGCCGAAGCTGATGGTGGCGGACGAGCCGACATCTGCGCTGGACGTGTCCGTGCAGGCCAAGGTCCTGGAGCTGTTCCAGAACCTCCAGCGTGAGCTCGGATTCGCCTGCCTTTTCGTCACCCACGACCTCGCCGTTGTGGACGTGCTGGCAGACCACATCTGCGTCATGCAGCGCGGCCGCATCGTGGAGCAGGGCTCCCGCGACCAGATCCTGCGCAACCCGCAGGAAGCCTACACGCAGCGGCTGCTTGCCGCCGTGCCCCTGCCGGATCCGGAAAAACAGCGCGAGCGCCGGGAACTGCGGGCACAGCTGCTGGTCACCGGAACAGAGTAG
- a CDS encoding PH domain-containing protein, producing the protein MSTVPHAGSAAIFKARTNKWFAGFSWLVAAAGLAGLVVAGGVPALSGAGPLLLIAYLGWLLFWRPAVVVHDAGVTIENPFRAITVPWAALVQVDTRYALTLVTPGRSYGAWAAPAPGIWGGRNARPEDLRGLPDSTYGPGNSVRPGDLKSTDSGQAAQLVRGRWQQLVESGLLDAGAAESTPVSVKFRWREAAATLILLGLSYWSVAVL; encoded by the coding sequence ATGAGCACTGTGCCGCATGCCGGAAGCGCCGCAATTTTCAAGGCACGCACCAACAAATGGTTTGCCGGATTCTCGTGGCTCGTGGCGGCCGCCGGGCTGGCCGGCCTGGTTGTGGCGGGCGGAGTCCCCGCCCTGTCGGGTGCCGGGCCACTGCTGCTCATCGCCTACCTGGGCTGGCTGCTGTTCTGGCGTCCGGCGGTGGTTGTGCACGACGCCGGGGTCACCATAGAAAATCCGTTCCGTGCCATCACGGTGCCATGGGCGGCGCTGGTTCAGGTGGACACGCGGTACGCGCTGACCCTTGTCACGCCCGGCAGAAGCTACGGGGCCTGGGCGGCTCCCGCACCCGGCATCTGGGGCGGACGCAACGCCCGCCCGGAGGACCTCAGGGGGCTGCCGGACAGCACGTACGGGCCGGGGAACTCCGTCCGCCCCGGCGACCTCAAGAGCACCGACTCGGGGCAGGCCGCGCAGCTGGTCCGTGGACGCTGGCAGCAGCTGGTCGAATCGGGACTCCTTGATGCCGGAGCAGCCGAGAGCACTCCGGTCAGCGTGAAGTTCCGCTGGCGCGAGGCTGCCGCGACCCTGATCCTTCTCGGGCTGAGCTACTGGAGCGTGGCCGTCCTGTAG
- a CDS encoding ABC transporter permease, protein MSQPSQQDEIMAEEAGLRQESAGIEPVSEARGLSQGQIVRKRFLGHSGAIVGLAVFAIIFVMAFTSVGYAGIPGWWKYTHEAVSPLVNDGTPTASLWPLAWGEHPFGQDRIGRDLFAMTMRGAQQSITIMVVIGLIAGLIGVVVGALSGYFRGWMEAVLMRLTDVIIIVPALLLAAVMAQLAGRRDEGSWFAAFASSNGVLALGIFLGFISWVGLARLMRGEFLTLREREFVDAARISGASNARIIFKHILPNAVGVLIVNVTLTMSAAILTETALSYLGVGVKSPDTSLGLLISQNQEAFATRPWLFWFPGLFIVLICLSINFIGDGLRDAFDPRQKKFNAKKARDAGATVPEATPGAALDSRADDGRTAGGDRGA, encoded by the coding sequence ATGAGCCAGCCCAGTCAGCAGGATGAAATCATGGCGGAGGAGGCCGGCCTGCGGCAGGAATCTGCCGGCATCGAACCTGTCTCCGAAGCCAGGGGCCTTAGCCAGGGCCAAATTGTCCGTAAGCGGTTTCTTGGCCACTCCGGCGCCATCGTCGGCCTTGCCGTCTTCGCCATCATCTTCGTTATGGCCTTCACGTCGGTGGGCTATGCCGGGATCCCCGGCTGGTGGAAGTACACCCACGAGGCCGTCTCGCCGCTGGTCAACGACGGCACGCCCACGGCTTCGCTGTGGCCCCTGGCCTGGGGGGAGCATCCCTTCGGCCAGGACCGGATCGGGCGCGACCTGTTCGCCATGACCATGCGCGGTGCCCAGCAGTCCATCACGATTATGGTGGTCATCGGCCTTATCGCCGGCCTGATCGGTGTGGTCGTCGGGGCACTGTCCGGCTATTTCCGGGGATGGATGGAAGCCGTCCTGATGAGGCTCACAGACGTCATCATCATCGTCCCGGCGCTGCTCCTCGCCGCCGTCATGGCCCAGCTGGCAGGACGCCGGGATGAAGGCAGCTGGTTCGCGGCCTTCGCCAGCAGCAACGGTGTCCTCGCCCTCGGCATCTTCCTGGGGTTCATCAGCTGGGTGGGCCTGGCGAGGCTCATGCGCGGCGAGTTCCTCACCCTGCGGGAGCGCGAATTCGTCGACGCGGCGCGGATTTCCGGCGCCAGCAATGCCCGGATCATCTTCAAGCACATCCTGCCCAACGCGGTGGGCGTGCTGATCGTCAACGTCACCCTGACCATGTCGGCGGCGATTCTTACCGAAACGGCCCTCAGCTACCTCGGCGTCGGCGTCAAGTCCCCGGACACTTCGCTGGGCCTGCTCATCTCACAGAACCAGGAAGCCTTCGCCACCCGACCCTGGCTGTTCTGGTTCCCCGGCCTGTTCATCGTCCTCATCTGCCTCAGCATCAACTTCATTGGCGACGGCCTGCGAGACGCCTTTGACCCGCGGCAAAAGAAGTTCAACGCCAAGAAGGCCAGGGACGCCGGGGCAACAGTCCCGGAGGCGACGCCGGGGGCGGCCCTGGACAGCAGGGCTGATGACGGCCGGACCGCCGGCGGGGACAGGGGAGCCTGA
- a CDS encoding ABC transporter permease, with translation MVTYIVRRLVTAALILLGASFLVYLLTAASGDPLAEFRASSAPNKQQLMDSRSALLDLDTPAPVRYFKWLGGAAQCLVPFTGSCNLGKNIAGQPITDALGHALIQTLTLVTGAAVLAILVGITLGIITALRQYSTLDYGVTFMAFLFFSLPIFWVAVLLKEFGAIGFNNFLRNPEIPLPVSLGVAAVLGAVAVIVAGGDARRKASTGAIVFAAVAAVLTYFSVTQWFKTPGLGPVVIAIAGVGIAFAVTLLTAGLRNRKALQSALIAVGVGLVLYFVVQPLLDQATFLMVVLLAVAAVLVGMAIGYFMGGYDRGQSMRAAAITSFLVGFLIVLDRFMQAWPAYFNNSRVRGRPIATIGAGTPNIEGDFWILGLDSFTHLILPTTALILISLAGYTRFTRASMLEIMNMDYIRTARAKGLSERTVVMRHAFRNALIPVATIVAFDIGGLIGGAVITETVFSVRGMGFLFLDGIQHVDPNPVMGVFVCVAITAMAFNLIADLAYSALDPRVRVKA, from the coding sequence ATGGTGACCTACATAGTCCGGCGGCTTGTCACCGCCGCACTCATCCTTTTGGGCGCGTCCTTCCTGGTGTATCTGCTGACCGCAGCATCAGGCGACCCGCTCGCAGAGTTCCGTGCCAGCAGCGCGCCGAACAAGCAGCAGCTCATGGACTCGAGATCCGCACTTCTGGACCTCGATACGCCGGCGCCCGTGCGGTATTTCAAATGGCTCGGCGGTGCGGCCCAGTGCCTGGTGCCCTTCACCGGATCCTGCAATCTCGGCAAGAACATCGCCGGCCAGCCCATTACAGACGCCCTTGGCCATGCACTCATTCAGACACTGACGCTTGTCACCGGGGCCGCCGTCCTGGCCATCCTTGTGGGCATCACGCTGGGCATCATCACCGCCCTGCGGCAGTACAGCACGCTGGATTACGGCGTGACCTTCATGGCCTTCCTGTTCTTCTCCCTGCCGATCTTCTGGGTCGCCGTCCTGCTCAAGGAATTCGGCGCCATCGGCTTCAACAACTTCCTCCGCAACCCGGAGATTCCGCTGCCGGTCTCTCTCGGCGTCGCCGCCGTCCTCGGCGCCGTGGCCGTGATCGTGGCCGGCGGCGACGCCAGACGCAAGGCATCGACTGGCGCCATCGTCTTCGCTGCTGTCGCCGCGGTCCTCACCTACTTCTCGGTGACCCAGTGGTTCAAGACACCCGGCCTGGGGCCGGTGGTCATCGCCATCGCCGGGGTGGGCATCGCCTTTGCCGTAACTCTGCTGACCGCAGGCCTGCGGAACCGCAAGGCGCTGCAGTCCGCCCTGATCGCCGTGGGCGTAGGGCTGGTCCTCTACTTCGTGGTCCAGCCTCTGCTGGACCAGGCCACGTTCCTGATGGTCGTGCTGCTGGCGGTTGCCGCGGTCCTGGTCGGCATGGCCATCGGCTACTTCATGGGCGGCTACGACCGCGGGCAGTCCATGCGCGCGGCGGCCATCACGTCCTTCCTGGTTGGCTTCCTCATCGTGCTGGACCGTTTCATGCAGGCCTGGCCCGCGTACTTCAACAACAGCAGGGTCCGGGGACGGCCGATCGCCACCATCGGCGCCGGCACGCCGAACATCGAAGGCGACTTCTGGATCCTCGGCCTGGATTCCTTTACGCACCTGATCCTCCCCACCACCGCACTCATCCTCATCTCGCTCGCCGGCTACACCAGGTTCACCCGGGCCTCCATGCTGGAGATCATGAACATGGACTACATCCGCACAGCGCGGGCCAAAGGCCTGTCGGAACGGACCGTGGTCATGCGCCACGCGTTCCGGAACGCTCTCATCCCCGTGGCCACCATCGTCGCGTTCGACATCGGCGGGCTGATCGGCGGCGCGGTCATCACCGAGACGGTCTTCTCCGTCCGGGGCATGGGATTCCTGTTCCTGGACGGCATCCAGCACGTTGACCCGAACCCCGTCATGGGCGTCTTCGTCTGCGTCGCCATCACGGCCATGGCGTTCAACCTCATCGCGGACCTCGCCTACTCCGCACTGGATCCACGAGTAAGGGTGAAAGCATGA
- a CDS encoding ABC transporter family substrate-binding protein, with amino-acid sequence MRFSRISKAVGVAAAAALALSACASTNGGTTPSSNAAGKQGGTATVVEVNAFNTFNPNTADGNTDINSKVSYATHSGFYYIDNQLNIVHNDKFGKMEKTSDDPLTVKYTINEGVKWSDGTPVTAADLLLQWAAFSGYYNDADAEGKAGTSYFSYAGDPTGLALTDFPEIGDNNRSMTIKYSKPFADWEIALGGPGIDIPAHVLAKKAGLADTQAFIDHLKSMPRGDAKAPKTADAKLKAMSDMWNTGFDSKTLPSDPSLFLSNGPFVVQSINQDQSLTMVRNKDYNWGPEAKLDEITVRYIGSSPAQVQALKNGEADIIAPQASADTLDQLKALESQGVTVEQGNQLSYDHIDLNYSGPFADKNVREAFMKTVPRKDIVDKIIKKLDPEAKPLDSQLFVPAQPAYDASVQGNGSSAFADADVDGAKKLLNGATPEVRIMYNKDNPNRVDAFSLIRESATKAGFKIIDGGLGASDWGKALGKGGYDATIFGWINPGVGVSGVPQIFRSGNGSNFNKFSDPEADKLMDELIVTTDRSKQDDLTKQIDKKIWDSAYGLPLFQSVGVDAYSDRITGVKFMPNQTGVWWNFWEWAEK; translated from the coding sequence ATGCGATTCAGTCGTATTTCCAAAGCAGTAGGCGTTGCAGCCGCGGCTGCACTGGCGCTCAGCGCCTGCGCGAGCACTAATGGCGGGACAACCCCGTCCAGTAATGCGGCCGGCAAGCAGGGGGGAACAGCCACTGTAGTTGAGGTCAACGCGTTCAACACCTTCAACCCCAACACGGCCGATGGCAACACTGACATCAACTCGAAGGTCAGCTACGCCACACACTCCGGCTTCTACTACATCGACAACCAGCTGAACATCGTCCACAACGACAAATTCGGCAAGATGGAAAAGACGTCCGACGATCCGCTGACCGTCAAGTACACCATCAACGAAGGTGTGAAGTGGTCGGACGGCACGCCCGTCACCGCGGCCGACCTGCTCCTGCAGTGGGCAGCCTTCTCCGGGTACTACAACGACGCCGACGCCGAGGGTAAGGCCGGAACGTCCTACTTCTCCTACGCCGGGGACCCAACGGGTCTGGCGCTCACCGATTTCCCCGAAATCGGCGACAACAACCGCTCCATGACTATCAAGTACTCCAAGCCGTTCGCGGACTGGGAGATCGCACTGGGCGGACCGGGCATTGACATCCCGGCCCACGTTCTGGCCAAGAAGGCCGGCCTGGCCGACACGCAGGCCTTCATCGACCACCTCAAGAGCATGCCCCGCGGCGACGCCAAGGCGCCCAAGACCGCCGATGCCAAGCTCAAGGCCATGTCCGACATGTGGAACACCGGCTTCGACTCCAAGACCCTGCCGAGCGATCCGAGCCTGTTCCTCTCCAACGGCCCGTTCGTTGTCCAGAGCATCAACCAGGACCAGTCCCTGACCATGGTCCGCAACAAGGACTACAACTGGGGCCCCGAGGCCAAGCTGGACGAGATCACCGTCCGCTACATCGGTTCCTCCCCGGCCCAGGTTCAGGCGCTGAAGAACGGCGAAGCCGACATCATCGCCCCGCAGGCATCGGCTGACACCCTCGATCAGCTCAAGGCACTCGAGAGCCAGGGCGTCACGGTCGAACAGGGCAACCAGCTCTCCTACGACCACATCGACCTGAACTACTCGGGACCCTTCGCAGACAAGAATGTCCGTGAGGCATTCATGAAGACGGTTCCGCGCAAGGACATCGTCGACAAGATCATCAAGAAGCTCGACCCCGAGGCAAAGCCCCTGGATTCGCAGCTGTTCGTTCCCGCGCAGCCGGCCTACGACGCCTCCGTGCAGGGCAACGGATCCTCGGCCTTCGCGGATGCTGATGTTGACGGCGCCAAGAAGCTCCTGAACGGTGCGACCCCCGAGGTCCGCATCATGTACAACAAGGACAACCCGAACCGTGTGGACGCGTTCTCGCTCATCCGCGAGTCCGCAACCAAGGCCGGTTTCAAGATCATCGACGGCGGACTTGGCGCCTCTGACTGGGGCAAGGCCCTGGGCAAGGGCGGCTATGACGCCACGATCTTCGGCTGGATCAACCCGGGCGTCGGGGTCTCCGGCGTGCCGCAGATCTTCCGCTCCGGAAACGGTTCCAACTTCAACAAGTTCAGCGATCCTGAAGCCGACAAGCTCATGGACGAACTCATTGTGACGACTGACCGCAGCAAGCAGGATGACCTGACCAAGCAGATCGACAAGAAGATCTGGGACTCGGCTTACGGCCTCCCGCTGTTCCAGTCCGTTGGTGTTGACGCCTACAGCGACCGCATCACCGGCGTGAAGTTCATGCCGAACCAGACGGGTGTCTGGTGGAACTTCTGGGAGTGGGCCGAGAAGTAA
- the ychF gene encoding redox-regulated ATPase YchF encodes MALTIGIVGLPNVGKSTLFNALTRNQVLAANYPFATIEPNVGVVNLPDPRLQQLAGIFGSQRVLPAAVSFVDIAGIVKGASEGEGLGNQFLANIREAEAIAEVVRVFDDPDVIHVDGKVDPRSDMETINTELILADLQTIEKAIPRIEKEVKIKKREAAELAAIKAAQVVLERGDTIYSSVKSDKLEMEHLKELSLLTAKPFIYVFNADEGILGSEEKQAELRAMVAPADCIFLDAKLESDLVELDEAEAREMLELNGQDESGLDQLARVGFHTLGLQTYLTAGPKEARAWTIHQGDTAPQAAGVIHTDFQRGFIKAEVVSFEDLIDAGSMAEAKSRGKVRIEGKEYVMSDGDVVEFRFNV; translated from the coding sequence GTGGCTCTTACTATTGGCATCGTCGGACTGCCCAACGTCGGCAAATCAACACTTTTCAACGCACTGACCCGCAACCAGGTCCTGGCCGCGAACTACCCGTTCGCCACCATCGAACCGAATGTCGGCGTCGTGAACCTGCCCGACCCCAGGCTCCAGCAGCTCGCGGGGATCTTCGGCTCGCAGCGTGTACTGCCCGCGGCTGTCTCCTTTGTCGACATCGCCGGCATCGTCAAGGGCGCCTCCGAAGGGGAAGGCCTGGGCAACCAGTTCCTCGCCAACATCCGTGAGGCGGAAGCCATCGCCGAGGTGGTGCGCGTCTTCGATGACCCCGACGTCATCCACGTCGACGGTAAGGTCGACCCCCGCTCCGACATGGAAACCATCAACACCGAGCTGATCCTCGCCGATCTGCAGACGATCGAGAAGGCCATTCCCCGGATCGAAAAAGAGGTCAAGATCAAGAAGCGGGAGGCTGCGGAGCTCGCCGCCATCAAGGCCGCACAGGTGGTTCTGGAGCGCGGTGACACCATCTACTCTTCCGTCAAGAGCGACAAGCTGGAGATGGAGCACCTCAAGGAGCTCAGCCTTCTGACGGCCAAGCCCTTCATCTACGTCTTCAACGCAGACGAAGGAATTCTCGGCAGCGAGGAGAAGCAGGCCGAGTTGCGCGCGATGGTTGCGCCGGCCGACTGCATCTTCCTTGACGCCAAGCTCGAGTCCGACCTGGTGGAACTGGACGAGGCCGAGGCGCGCGAAATGCTCGAACTGAACGGGCAGGACGAATCCGGGCTGGACCAGCTGGCCCGCGTCGGATTCCACACGCTGGGGCTGCAGACCTACCTCACGGCCGGGCCCAAGGAGGCGCGCGCGTGGACCATCCACCAGGGCGACACCGCCCCGCAGGCAGCCGGCGTCATCCACACGGACTTCCAGCGCGGCTTCATCAAGGCGGAGGTTGTCTCCTTCGAGGACCTCATCGACGCGGGCTCCATGGCGGAGGCCAAGTCGCGCGGCAAGGTCCGCATCGAAGGCAAGGAATATGTCATGTCCGACGGCGATGTGGTGGAGTTCCGCTTCAACGTGTGA